In one Dehalogenimonas formicexedens genomic region, the following are encoded:
- a CDS encoding response regulator transcription factor, which yields MAKIALIEDDRTLSDLLRYNLNREGFSVVATADGNLALELIRREKPDAVVMDVMLPGMDGFEVTRALRRESPVPVLMLTARSDEIDKVLGLELGADDYLTKPFSMRELLARVKVMLRRGETAKREPGPAEGSIRSGEIELDPARHVLLVSGAAVEATPKEFDLLQFLMNNRGQVFSREGLLDRVWGYDFPGDSRTVDVHVRWLRQKIEADPSRPKHLQTVRGVGYKFEG from the coding sequence ATGGCTAAAATCGCCTTAATAGAAGACGACCGGACCCTCTCCGACCTCCTGAGATACAACCTGAACCGGGAAGGGTTTTCGGTGGTGGCCACCGCCGACGGCAACTTGGCGCTTGAACTCATCCGCCGGGAAAAGCCGGATGCCGTTGTCATGGACGTGATGCTGCCGGGGATGGACGGTTTCGAGGTCACCCGGGCGTTGCGCCGGGAATCACCTGTACCCGTGCTAATGCTGACCGCCAGGAGCGACGAGATAGACAAGGTACTTGGGCTTGAACTCGGCGCCGACGATTACCTGACCAAACCTTTTTCGATGCGGGAGCTTTTGGCCAGGGTCAAGGTGATGCTCCGCCGCGGGGAGACCGCAAAGCGGGAGCCCGGCCCCGCCGAGGGCTCAATCAGATCCGGGGAGATCGAGCTCGACCCCGCGAGGCATGTTCTATTGGTTTCCGGCGCCGCCGTCGAAGCCACTCCTAAGGAGTTCGACCTGTTACAGTTCCTGATGAACAACCGGGGGCAGGTGTTTTCCCGTGAAGGGCTGCTTGACCGGGTATGGGGATACGACTTCCCCGGCGACAGCCGCACTGTCGACGTCCATGTCCGCTGGCTGCGGCAAAAAATAGAGGCCGATCCTTCTCGACCGAAGCACCTTCAGACGGTTCGAGGCGTCGGCTACAAGTTCGAGGGTTGA
- the pstS gene encoding phosphate ABC transporter substrate-binding protein PstS produces MKIRRFLKWFALPTILVVSLLGGMIGCGDNSNTTTPPGSTTTNPPGSNSALAPFPATPVALNGAGATFPAVLYQKWFDVFNQQYKVPINYQAVGSGSGISAITGLTVDFGASDGIMTDAQVAAATAAGGPILHIPMTSGAVVLTYNLPGIKSGDLKLSGDVLANIFLTNIKKWNDPAIVALNPTLTLPNADITVVHRSDGSGTTNIFTNYLSKVSSEWSTRVGSANSVNWPGGVGGSGNAGVAGQVQQIPNSIGYVELIYALQNNMAFAQLKNKSGNFITPSLESTTAAAQGITLPDDMKIMITDSANANAYPIAGFTWILVYQNQTNKDKGTELVNFLWWALHDGTSYEAGLQFAAIPADAVKKAEVLIKSIKYQGQPILP; encoded by the coding sequence TTGAAAATCCGAAGGTTTCTGAAATGGTTTGCCCTCCCGACGATTCTGGTTGTCTCCTTGCTTGGCGGCATGATCGGCTGCGGCGACAACTCCAATACGACCACTCCCCCCGGTTCAACGACCACCAACCCTCCCGGCTCCAACTCAGCCCTGGCGCCCTTCCCGGCAACCCCGGTCGCGCTGAACGGCGCCGGCGCCACATTCCCGGCGGTCCTCTACCAGAAATGGTTCGATGTTTTCAACCAGCAGTACAAGGTCCCGATCAACTACCAGGCGGTCGGTTCCGGCAGCGGAATCAGCGCCATTACCGGTCTCACCGTTGACTTCGGCGCCTCCGACGGCATCATGACCGACGCCCAGGTTGCGGCGGCGACGGCGGCGGGCGGCCCGATCCTGCATATACCGATGACCTCCGGCGCGGTGGTCCTGACCTATAACCTGCCGGGCATCAAGTCCGGCGATCTCAAGCTTTCCGGCGATGTCCTGGCCAACATCTTCCTCACCAACATCAAGAAATGGAACGACCCGGCAATAGTCGCCCTTAACCCCACGCTGACCCTTCCCAACGCCGACATCACCGTCGTCCACCGTTCCGACGGCTCCGGCACCACCAACATCTTCACCAACTACCTTTCCAAGGTCAGCAGTGAATGGTCCACCAGGGTCGGCAGCGCCAACTCGGTCAACTGGCCGGGCGGCGTCGGCGGCTCGGGTAACGCCGGTGTGGCCGGCCAGGTGCAGCAGATACCTAACTCTATCGGCTACGTCGAACTGATCTACGCCCTGCAGAACAACATGGCCTTCGCCCAACTCAAGAATAAGTCAGGCAACTTCATCACCCCGTCGCTGGAATCGACGACGGCGGCAGCCCAGGGCATCACCCTGCCGGACGACATGAAGATCATGATCACCGATTCGGCTAACGCAAACGCCTACCCTATCGCCGGATTCACCTGGATACTGGTCTACCAGAACCAGACCAACAAGGACAAGGGAACGGAACTGGTGAACTTCCTGTGGTGGGCGCTGCATGACGGAACTTCGTACGAGGCAGGGCTGCAGTTTGCCGCCATTCCGGCCGACGCGGTCAAAAAGGCAGAAGTCCTGATCAAGTCCATCAAATACCAGGGGCAACCGATACTACCCTAA
- the ligD gene encoding non-homologous end-joining DNA ligase translates to MPQKIKTNLDGHEIELTNLDKVFFPDGTTKSDLIRYYLKIATVMLPHLEGRPLSFQRFPDGVDAEGFFQKQAPRSYPDWIKRISQGQKEIVDYASADSAADLVYFAQQAVIVFHTALARGDKADYPDLMIFDLDPQTDSFEPVRQTAFGLKELLDGLDLKSYLKVTGGRGLHVTVPLDRGDNFENVHGFALRLARFYQTRHPDDTTTEMSKAKRGSRVFIDVNRNHFSQTAVAPYSVRARKTPSIAAPITWEELESPDLKPDGYTIENIFKLLERRPDPWKNIYKNGQSIKGAAEKLKKLES, encoded by the coding sequence ATGCCTCAAAAAATCAAAACCAACCTTGATGGACACGAAATCGAACTGACTAACCTGGATAAGGTGTTCTTCCCGGACGGCACGACCAAAAGCGACCTTATCCGGTACTATTTGAAAATCGCGACGGTGATGCTGCCGCACCTGGAGGGAAGGCCGCTGTCATTCCAGCGGTTCCCGGACGGCGTCGATGCGGAGGGATTTTTCCAAAAACAGGCCCCCCGAAGTTATCCGGACTGGATCAAGCGGATCTCTCAGGGGCAAAAAGAGATTGTGGACTATGCGTCGGCGGACTCCGCGGCCGACCTGGTCTATTTCGCGCAGCAGGCAGTCATCGTCTTCCATACCGCCCTGGCCAGAGGCGACAAGGCGGATTATCCTGACCTGATGATTTTCGACCTTGATCCTCAGACCGATTCATTCGAACCAGTGCGTCAGACGGCTTTCGGATTAAAAGAATTGCTCGATGGCCTCGATCTGAAAAGCTACCTGAAGGTAACCGGCGGCCGCGGGTTGCATGTAACCGTGCCGCTGGACCGCGGCGATAATTTTGAAAACGTTCACGGCTTTGCCTTGAGGCTTGCCAGGTTTTACCAGACCCGGCACCCGGATGACACCACCACGGAGATGTCCAAAGCCAAGCGGGGCAGCCGGGTATTCATCGATGTCAACCGCAACCACTTTAGCCAGACGGCGGTGGCGCCATATTCGGTTCGTGCCAGGAAAACTCCGTCGATCGCTGCGCCGATTACCTGGGAGGAACTTGAGAGCCCCGATCTTAAACCGGACGGCTATACCATCGAGAATATTTTCAAGCTGCTGGAACGCAGGCCGGATCCCTGGAAGAATATCTATAAAAACGGGCAATCGATCAAAGGCGCGGCTGAGAAGCTGAAAAAGCTGGAATCCTGA
- the pstC gene encoding phosphate ABC transporter permease subunit PstC, producing the protein MNLDRELKIKADTKLVRRSIGDVLFSGLTGIFTLLTGAILVALATVLAIQAWPSIEKFGVSFFTSSVWDPVKEVFGAMPAVFGTLASSVLALVIAVPISLGTAIFLSELAPKWLRGPGSFVIEMLAAIPSVIIGLWGIFVMVPALRPVQVWLGAHLGSLPFFTGNPYIGFDMLAAALILAIMIIPIITTVSRDAIRAVPVAQKESMLALGATRWETLSRVVLPYCRSSLIGATILGLGRALGETMAVTMVIGNADNISLSLFSSATTIASKIASQFGEASGLGLSSLIELALILLAVSLIVNVIARLLVWKLTSVKAGRV; encoded by the coding sequence TTGAACTTAGACCGTGAATTGAAGATCAAAGCCGATACCAAATTAGTCCGCCGAAGCATCGGCGACGTTCTGTTTTCCGGGCTCACCGGCATCTTCACGCTGCTTACCGGCGCCATTCTCGTTGCGCTCGCGACCGTCCTTGCCATCCAGGCATGGCCTTCGATCGAAAAGTTTGGCGTTTCATTTTTCACCAGCTCCGTCTGGGACCCGGTCAAGGAAGTATTCGGCGCGATGCCCGCGGTATTCGGCACCCTGGCCAGTTCGGTGCTGGCCCTTGTCATCGCCGTGCCGATAAGCCTGGGCACCGCGATCTTTTTAAGCGAACTGGCGCCTAAATGGCTGCGGGGGCCGGGCTCGTTCGTCATCGAGATGCTGGCGGCTATCCCGAGTGTCATCATCGGTCTCTGGGGCATTTTCGTCATGGTGCCGGCACTGAGACCGGTACAGGTCTGGCTTGGCGCACACCTGGGTTCCCTGCCATTCTTTACCGGGAATCCTTATATCGGATTCGACATGCTGGCAGCCGCCCTGATCCTGGCCATAATGATCATTCCGATCATCACCACGGTCAGCCGCGACGCCATCAGGGCGGTACCCGTCGCCCAAAAAGAATCGATGCTGGCATTGGGAGCGACGCGTTGGGAGACTCTTTCCCGGGTGGTGCTGCCGTACTGCCGTTCCAGCCTTATTGGGGCAACCATCCTGGGGCTGGGGCGGGCGCTGGGTGAAACGATGGCGGTCACCATGGTTATCGGCAACGCCGACAACATCAGCCTGTCCCTGTTTTCATCAGCCACGACCATCGCCAGCAAGATCGCCTCCCAGTTCGGCGAAGCCAGCGGTTTGGGCTTAAGCAGCCTGATCGAGCTGGCGCTGATACTGCTGGCTGTCAGCCTGATAGTCAACGTTATCGCCAGACTCCTGGTCTGGAAACTCACGTCGGTCAAGGCGGGGAGGGTCTGA
- a CDS encoding response regulator encodes MTAKILVADDQAPIRNLITTILSKDYQVIQAASGTDALRMIRQEKPDLVITDILMPGMDGLAVCTQIKADPATSKIPVVMLTIIDYDLNRRFAENLGADGYLTKPFTPDQLKEAVSRHLAAASPGTKPAE; translated from the coding sequence ATGACCGCAAAAATCCTTGTAGCCGATGACCAGGCGCCGATCCGGAATCTCATCACCACCATTCTCAGCAAGGATTACCAGGTAATTCAAGCCGCCAGCGGCACCGATGCGCTGAGAATGATCCGGCAGGAAAAACCTGACCTTGTCATTACCGATATCCTCATGCCCGGCATGGACGGTCTGGCTGTATGCACCCAGATCAAAGCTGATCCGGCGACATCGAAAATCCCTGTCGTGATGTTGACAATCATAGATTATGACTTGAACCGTCGTTTCGCGGAGAACCTTGGCGCTGATGGCTACCTTACCAAGCCTTTTACGCCGGATCAGCTCAAAGAAGCGGTTTCCAGGCATCTCGCCGCCGCCTCACCCGGGACGAAACCGGCGGAATAG
- a CDS encoding methylglyoxal synthase: MSPITLALIAHDNKKEEMLSLVEDHRDSLSQLSLVATRSTGMLIQSRTGLQVTLMQSGPMGGDQQIGSLVASGMVKAVIFLRDPLTVQPHEPDVSALLRLCDVHNVPLATNLTTAEAVLHLIFEHGEIIDELTVRSRFLTGVVSAL, encoded by the coding sequence ATATCGCCCATTACCCTGGCGCTCATTGCCCACGACAACAAAAAAGAGGAGATGCTCTCCCTGGTCGAAGACCATCGTGATTCGCTCTCGCAGCTGTCACTGGTGGCCACGCGCTCGACGGGGATGCTGATCCAGTCGCGTACCGGACTACAGGTAACCCTGATGCAAAGCGGTCCGATGGGCGGCGACCAGCAGATCGGTTCCCTGGTCGCTTCCGGAATGGTGAAAGCGGTCATCTTCCTCCGCGACCCGCTGACTGTCCAACCTCACGAGCCGGACGTCTCGGCTCTCCTCAGGCTCTGCGATGTGCACAATGTCCCCCTGGCCACCAACCTGACCACCGCGGAAGCGGTGCTGCACCTGATTTTCGAACACGGCGAAATCATCGACGAACTGACGGTGAGGTCGAGATTTTTAACCGGGGTCGTTTCGGCCCTGTAG
- a CDS encoding sensor histidine kinase, which produces MSSNAIRSVILFTVIAIAVVLTVVGFIRGFNLELLLAWIASSAAAAVAIYFFVPSITEDELELDVAMKKLGGGEPPDKLRLVAIGELADLKHSFNEMTKQVGDRLRSLERENGKLELMMDNVADAIFVVNRYSEITMVNNTALRMFNLEPSVVGRTFIDAVRDHEFDALVKTCLASGSRQHGSIEIRPDRRFFEVTVTPPKNEPGAVVVARDLTEIKRLERVRRDFVANISHELRTPLASLKLLAETLRGGAIDDPAVAADFLNRIEVETDKLTQMVRELGELSRIESGEAPLSKKPMDLGSFINKVAERMRPQSDRAELALSVEVAPGLRPVPADADRIEQVLVNLLHNAIKFTSPGGRIIVSANPKNGNAVEIAVKDTGMGISAEDLPRIFERFYKADKARGGGGTGLGLAIAKHIVKAHGGDIRAESVPGQGSTFYFTLPR; this is translated from the coding sequence TTGAGTAGTAATGCTATACGCAGCGTCATACTCTTTACGGTGATCGCCATCGCCGTCGTTTTGACGGTGGTAGGTTTTATCCGCGGTTTCAACCTGGAATTACTGCTGGCCTGGATCGCTTCATCAGCCGCCGCCGCGGTTGCTATCTATTTTTTCGTCCCGTCGATAACCGAAGACGAACTAGAGCTTGATGTGGCGATGAAGAAGTTGGGAGGCGGCGAGCCCCCGGATAAATTGAGACTTGTCGCCATCGGCGAGCTGGCTGACCTGAAACATTCCTTCAATGAGATGACGAAACAGGTCGGCGACCGTCTCAGATCACTGGAACGGGAAAATGGCAAGCTCGAGTTGATGATGGATAATGTGGCGGATGCCATTTTCGTGGTCAACCGCTACAGCGAAATCACCATGGTGAACAACACCGCGCTGCGAATGTTTAACCTGGAGCCAAGTGTAGTGGGAAGGACTTTTATCGATGCGGTCCGGGACCATGAATTCGATGCCCTGGTCAAGACTTGCCTGGCTTCAGGGTCTCGCCAGCACGGCTCGATAGAAATCCGGCCCGACCGCAGATTCTTTGAGGTGACGGTGACGCCGCCGAAAAACGAACCAGGCGCGGTGGTCGTCGCCCGCGACCTGACGGAGATCAAACGGCTCGAAAGGGTGCGGCGTGATTTTGTGGCCAACATTTCCCATGAACTGAGGACGCCGCTGGCCTCGCTGAAATTATTGGCCGAAACGCTGAGAGGCGGCGCTATCGATGACCCCGCGGTAGCGGCAGACTTCTTGAACAGGATCGAGGTGGAGACTGACAAATTAACCCAGATGGTCAGGGAGCTTGGAGAATTGTCCCGTATCGAGAGCGGCGAAGCTCCGCTATCCAAAAAGCCGATGGACCTCGGGTCATTTATCAATAAGGTCGCCGAACGGATGAGACCCCAGTCCGACAGGGCTGAACTGGCGCTTTCGGTTGAGGTGGCTCCCGGCTTGAGGCCGGTCCCCGCCGACGCAGACCGCATCGAGCAGGTGCTGGTCAATCTGCTCCACAATGCCATAAAGTTCACGTCGCCCGGCGGGCGGATTATCGTGTCGGCCAATCCTAAAAACGGAAACGCCGTCGAAATAGCCGTCAAGGACACCGGAATGGGGATTTCCGCCGAGGACTTGCCGCGTATCTTCGAGAGATTCTACAAGGCGGATAAAGCGCGCGGCGGAGGCGGCACCGGCCTGGGGCTGGCGATTGCCAAGCACATCGTCAAGGCTCACGGCGGCGACATCCGCGCCGAGAGCGTCCCGGGCCAGGGGTCGACGTTCTATTTCACCCTGCCGCGATAG
- a CDS encoding DUF6612 family protein, with the protein MYAKGETEQAGLDPNLWYKEVLPSEDMAALWTTQNLASQIQILLDLAILQIVPGTEVINGVQCYKLKINPNMTSLMDYLSAIPTGGDLADIGICNAAQAFKQLDVTIWVSTANYLPAKMDMAMSIAMDSQGQSMNITMALSQTFNRVNQPVTITLPAAAQNAVTLPS; encoded by the coding sequence ATGTACGCGAAAGGTGAAACTGAACAGGCGGGACTTGACCCGAATCTCTGGTATAAGGAAGTCCTGCCATCCGAGGACATGGCCGCCTTGTGGACTACCCAGAATTTGGCAAGCCAGATTCAGATTCTCCTCGATTTGGCAATATTGCAGATCGTCCCCGGCACTGAAGTTATCAATGGGGTCCAGTGTTACAAGCTGAAAATCAACCCGAATATGACCAGTCTAATGGATTACCTATCCGCTATACCCACCGGCGGCGACCTTGCCGATATAGGCATCTGCAATGCCGCCCAGGCGTTCAAACAACTCGATGTGACGATCTGGGTGAGCACCGCCAATTACCTGCCCGCCAAGATGGACATGGCAATGTCTATCGCCATGGACAGCCAGGGCCAGTCGATGAACATCACCATGGCTCTGAGCCAAACGTTCAACAGGGTCAATCAGCCGGTGACGATCACCCTGCCGGCCGCCGCTCAAAATGCCGTGACCTTGCCTTCGTAG
- a CDS encoding secondary thiamine-phosphate synthase enzyme YjbQ, which translates to MLHRLSVRSSAKIEFFDITADIRQLIGNNHIASGTCIVFVPHTTAAVTLNENADPAVLADLRRQFERLAPQHPDLEHSEGNSPAHLAASLTGHSVSMFIEGGKLVLGTWQAVYLAEFDGPRVRNILVKIIPDH; encoded by the coding sequence GTGCTGCACCGGCTTTCGGTTCGCTCTTCGGCCAAAATCGAGTTCTTTGATATCACCGCCGACATTCGACAACTGATCGGCAACAACCACATCGCCAGCGGAACTTGCATCGTCTTTGTGCCTCACACTACTGCGGCTGTCACCCTGAACGAAAACGCCGATCCCGCCGTTTTGGCGGACTTGAGACGCCAGTTTGAGAGACTGGCTCCGCAGCACCCCGATCTCGAGCATTCCGAAGGCAACTCCCCGGCCCATCTGGCCGCCAGCCTTACCGGTCATTCGGTATCCATGTTCATCGAAGGCGGCAAGTTGGTACTCGGTACCTGGCAGGCGGTTTACCTGGCGGAATTCGACGGCCCCCGCGTTAGAAACATACTTGTAAAAATCATCCCCGACCACTAA
- the leuS gene encoding leucine--tRNA ligase yields the protein MIDRYEPQEIEKKWQAKWAADNLYHTPDDSPKPKWYALTMFPYTSGDLHIGHWYAMAPSDVYARYKRMMGFNVLHPMGFDAFGFPAENAAIKRGIHPRVWTEKNIENMRKQLKSMGCCYDWDREVVTSRPDYYKWTEWFFLKLYEAGLAYRAKAPVNWCPSCQAVLANEQVVGGGECWRCETQVVRKDLVQWFFKITKYADELMQHEGLDWPERIKIMQRNWVGKSTGAEIEFSLDVPGVAEKKIKVFTTRPDTVYGVTFMVLAPEHPLVEKITTPPQKAAVEAYVDKARRLTEIDRLSTEREKDGVFTGAYVINQLNGEPVPVWIADYVIWSYGTGAVMAVPAHDERDFAFAKRYKLPIRVVIAPPGYEGGPISEAYVGEGKMINSAQFNGKPNSEAFDGIIDWMESQGFGKKAVSYKLRDWLISRQRYWGAPIPMIHCDTCGIVPVPEKDLPVLLPEAAEFRPTGESPLKYVDGFINTTCPRCGGPAKRETDTMDTFMCSSWYFLRYCSPHDAEAAFDPEITKKWMPVDIYTGGADHAVMHLFYSRFFTMALRDMGRLPFGEPFTRLFNQGVITSQHQKMSKSKGNVVNPDKYVGELGADTVRAYLMFVGPWELGGDWNDSGIGGMSRWFNRVWKLALEDYSPTAFDTAEDAALVRKMNQVIRKVNLDIDKLQFNTMLAALMDFTNYLATAKESGKVSVETWNKAIESLALMLAPTAPHLTEEIWQRLGKPYSIHNQSFPTWDNELAKEPEITLVVQVNGKVRARIQAPADITECQATDVAMANDRVKEFTTGKTVKSVVYVPGKLVNVVVI from the coding sequence ATGATCGATAGATACGAGCCCCAGGAAATAGAAAAAAAATGGCAGGCCAAATGGGCTGCCGATAACCTTTACCATACCCCCGACGATTCGCCCAAGCCAAAATGGTATGCCCTCACCATGTTCCCCTACACTTCGGGCGACCTCCACATCGGCCACTGGTACGCCATGGCCCCGTCCGACGTTTACGCCCGATACAAGCGGATGATGGGATTCAATGTCCTGCACCCGATGGGCTTCGACGCCTTCGGCTTCCCGGCGGAGAACGCCGCCATCAAACGCGGCATCCATCCCCGCGTCTGGACGGAAAAGAACATCGAAAACATGCGCAAGCAGCTTAAATCGATGGGCTGCTGCTACGATTGGGACCGCGAGGTGGTCACTTCCCGCCCCGACTATTACAAATGGACCGAATGGTTCTTCCTGAAACTGTACGAGGCCGGGCTGGCCTACCGTGCCAAAGCTCCCGTCAACTGGTGCCCCTCCTGCCAGGCGGTGCTGGCCAACGAGCAGGTCGTCGGCGGCGGCGAATGCTGGCGCTGCGAGACCCAGGTCGTCCGCAAGGACCTGGTGCAGTGGTTCTTCAAGATTACCAAATACGCCGACGAGCTGATGCAGCACGAAGGGCTGGACTGGCCGGAGCGCATCAAGATCATGCAGCGCAATTGGGTGGGCAAGTCCACGGGCGCCGAGATAGAGTTTAGCCTCGATGTCCCCGGCGTCGCCGAGAAGAAGATCAAGGTATTCACCACCCGTCCCGACACCGTTTACGGGGTGACTTTCATGGTTTTGGCCCCCGAGCATCCGCTGGTCGAGAAAATCACGACGCCGCCGCAGAAAGCCGCGGTCGAAGCCTATGTGGATAAAGCCCGCCGCCTGACCGAGATCGACCGCCTGTCCACGGAGCGGGAGAAGGACGGCGTATTCACAGGCGCTTACGTTATCAATCAACTCAACGGCGAGCCCGTGCCGGTATGGATCGCGGATTATGTCATCTGGAGCTACGGCACCGGCGCGGTCATGGCCGTCCCCGCCCACGACGAGCGGGACTTCGCCTTCGCCAAAAGGTATAAGCTGCCCATCCGAGTGGTCATCGCCCCGCCCGGTTATGAGGGCGGACCCATCTCCGAGGCCTACGTCGGCGAAGGCAAGATGATCAACTCCGCCCAGTTCAACGGCAAGCCGAACTCTGAGGCGTTCGATGGCATTATCGATTGGATGGAATCCCAGGGCTTCGGCAAAAAAGCCGTCAGCTACAAGCTCCGGGACTGGCTCATCTCCCGCCAGCGCTACTGGGGCGCTCCCATCCCGATGATCCATTGCGACACGTGCGGCATCGTGCCGGTGCCTGAAAAAGACCTGCCTGTGCTTTTGCCGGAAGCGGCCGAATTCAGGCCCACCGGAGAATCGCCTCTCAAATACGTTGATGGCTTCATCAACACTACCTGCCCCAGGTGCGGCGGACCTGCCAAACGTGAAACCGACACCATGGACACCTTCATGTGTTCCAGTTGGTACTTCCTGCGCTACTGTTCGCCGCACGATGCCGAGGCAGCCTTCGACCCGGAGATAACCAAAAAGTGGATGCCGGTGGATATCTACACCGGCGGCGCCGACCACGCGGTGATGCACCTCTTTTATTCGCGGTTCTTCACCATGGCCTTGCGTGATATGGGGCGATTGCCCTTCGGCGAGCCTTTCACACGGCTGTTCAACCAGGGCGTCATCACCAGCCAGCACCAGAAAATGTCCAAGAGCAAGGGCAACGTGGTTAACCCGGACAAGTATGTTGGCGAGCTGGGTGCCGACACCGTCCGCGCTTATCTCATGTTTGTCGGGCCGTGGGAACTGGGCGGCGATTGGAACGATTCCGGCATCGGCGGCATGTCACGGTGGTTCAACCGCGTGTGGAAGCTAGCTTTGGAAGATTACTCACCGACTGCCTTCGATACTGCTGAAGATGCCGCTCTTGTTCGGAAAATGAACCAGGTGATTCGCAAAGTCAATTTGGATATCGACAAACTCCAGTTCAACACCATGTTGGCCGCTCTGATGGATTTCACCAACTACCTGGCGACGGCCAAGGAATCGGGAAAGGTCTCTGTCGAAACCTGGAACAAGGCCATCGAAAGCCTGGCTCTGATGCTGGCTCCGACGGCGCCTCACTTAACCGAGGAAATCTGGCAGCGCCTGGGAAAACCATACAGCATTCATAATCAATCGTTCCCCACCTGGGATAACGAACTCGCAAAGGAACCAGAAATCACCTTGGTTGTCCAGGTCAACGGCAAAGTTCGCGCCCGGATCCAGGCGCCCGCAGATATTACCGAGTGCCAGGCTACCGATGTCGCCATGGCCAACGACAGGGTAAAAGAGTTCACCACAGGTAAAACGGTGAAAAGTGTTGTTTATGTCCCAGGAAAATTGGTCAATGTGGTGGTGATCTAA
- a CDS encoding rhomboid family intramembrane serine protease: MYRYNRPMWQEPLFILIAVNVVMWVLSLSIRGLADNLALYNPEFIRHPWTIITSMFVHSTSDFTHILFNMIALYFFGSYLIQIVGERMMLAIYFIGGIIGGLFFFLLGPTYGAAIGASGAIFALGGALAVLRPQTKVFVFPIPVPLPLWVAVIGGALILSFIPNVAWQAHLGGLLTGMVFGYLLSKGRIRF, encoded by the coding sequence ATGTACCGTTATAACCGCCCCATGTGGCAAGAACCCCTGTTCATCCTCATCGCCGTCAACGTGGTGATGTGGGTGTTGTCACTCTCCATCCGCGGCCTCGCTGACAATTTAGCTCTTTACAATCCCGAATTTATCAGACATCCCTGGACCATTATCACCAGTATGTTTGTCCATAGCACCTCGGATTTCACGCACATTCTTTTCAATATGATCGCTCTCTACTTCTTTGGCAGCTACCTCATCCAGATTGTCGGTGAACGTATGATGCTTGCCATCTATTTTATCGGCGGGATAATCGGTGGCTTGTTCTTTTTCCTTTTAGGCCCAACATATGGGGCGGCGATTGGCGCCTCCGGCGCCATTTTCGCTCTTGGCGGAGCTTTGGCGGTCCTTCGGCCCCAGACCAAGGTGTTCGTCTTTCCGATTCCAGTTCCTTTGCCGTTATGGGTGGCCGTCATCGGCGGTGCTTTGATTCTGTCGTTCATTCCCAACGTGGCCTGGCAGGCCCACCTCGGCGGCCTCTTGACCGGAATGGTTTTCGGCTATCTTCTCAGCAAGGGCAGAATCCGCTTTTAG